A single Campylobacter hyointestinalis subsp. hyointestinalis DNA region contains:
- a CDS encoding M99 family carboxypeptidase catalytic domain-containing protein, giving the protein MKFFILIICCYVLEANNLQYSLIKKGTLDDNTVLVIGGIQGDEPGGFLAASLLATEYNITKGSLWVVPNLNFISIIKRDRGIYGDMNRKFDKIKENDPDLKSVNGIQSLIVDKNVSMVLNLHDGSGFYRDHYINELENPKRWGNSCIIDQESLEGSKYTDLKGIALRVMDNINQNILDAKHTYHLKNTQTAKGDKEMLKSLTYFAIKNNKSAFANEASKTLPSHQRAYYHLLAIEEYLKVAGVEFERSFELNPQNVKEAIEKEIEVVLFDNKFYLSLNNPRAKIGYVPIPKNTALEYNSTNPLTALIEDKGGYVVHYGNKVLTKLIPEYFNYSDIESSVKIEADGVLKEISLGSKINVEENIKVISRPNVRVNIIGYNSKLKDESDITVNKKDIIRNYSIDKKGKIFRIELYEQTDGANDKFIGMFLVEFAMLDLPNDGALS; this is encoded by the coding sequence ATTAAATTTTTTATTTTAATAATTTGCTGTTACGTCTTAGAAGCAAATAATTTACAGTATTCTCTTATAAAAAAAGGTACGCTTGATGACAATACCGTTCTTGTCATAGGCGGGATCCAAGGAGACGAGCCTGGAGGCTTTTTAGCTGCTAGTTTGCTAGCTACTGAATACAACATTACAAAAGGCTCTTTGTGGGTCGTACCAAATTTAAATTTTATCAGTATCATCAAACGAGATCGCGGAATTTACGGAGATATGAACCGTAAATTTGATAAGATAAAAGAGAATGATCCAGATCTTAAAAGCGTAAATGGTATACAAAGTCTCATCGTAGATAAAAACGTTTCTATGGTATTAAATTTACACGATGGAAGCGGATTTTACAGAGATCACTATATAAATGAGTTAGAAAATCCAAAACGCTGGGGAAATAGCTGTATAATTGATCAAGAAAGTCTTGAAGGCTCCAAATACACCGATTTAAAGGGCATAGCTTTAAGAGTTATGGATAATATTAACCAAAATATCTTAGACGCCAAACATACGTATCATCTAAAAAATACGCAAACCGCAAAAGGCGACAAAGAGATGTTGAAATCTCTTACTTATTTTGCTATCAAAAATAATAAATCCGCATTTGCGAATGAAGCGAGTAAAACCTTACCTAGTCATCAAAGAGCGTATTATCATCTACTAGCTATCGAAGAGTATCTAAAGGTAGCTGGAGTGGAGTTTGAAAGAAGTTTTGAGCTAAATCCGCAAAATGTAAAAGAAGCTATAGAAAAAGAGATAGAAGTCGTACTATTTGATAATAAATTCTATCTTAGTCTAAATAATCCAAGGGCGAAGATAGGCTATGTACCGATACCTAAAAACACGGCGCTTGAGTATAACTCTACAAATCCGCTAACCGCTCTTATAGAGGACAAAGGCGGATACGTCGTGCATTATGGAAATAAAGTTCTTACAAAACTTATCCCTGAATATTTTAATTATTCAGATATAGAAAGTAGCGTAAAAATAGAAGCCGATGGTGTTTTAAAAGAGATCTCTCTTGGTTCAAAAATTAATGTTGAAGAAAATATAAAAGTCATAAGTCGTCCTAACGTAAGAGTAAATATCATAGGTTATAATTCAAAACTAAAAGACGAATCAGACATCACAGTAAATAAAAAAGACATCATCAGAAACTACTCTATAGATAAAAAAGGCAAAATCTTTAGGATAGAGCTTTATGAGCAAACAGACGGCGCTAATGATAAATTTATCGGTATGTTTTTGGTAGAATTTGCCATGCTAGATCTACCAAATGATGGAGCCTTATCATGA
- the tsaD gene encoding tRNA (adenosine(37)-N6)-threonylcarbamoyltransferase complex transferase subunit TsaD gives MILGIESSCDDSSVALMKLGTFELKFYKKITQENEHSKYGGVVPELAARLHAAALPRLIEEIKPYFSGIKAIAVTNEPGLSVSLISGVSVAKSLSVALNLPIIAVNHLIGHIYSLFLGNEPVFPLGVLLVSGGHTLVLNIDENGVISILATTSDDSFGESFDKVAKMMDLGYPGGEVIQNLAKSGDKNRFKFSVPLKYDKRLEYSFSGLKNQVRVQIANLGDLGEQDISDVAACFEETAVNHIIDKLEKIFDKFEFKNFGVVGGASANLNLRNKLEKLCSKFGSNLLYAPLKFCSDNAAMIARAGATKFKNGEFEDALTMQIHPRSNLELIRLK, from the coding sequence ATGATACTTGGTATAGAAAGCAGTTGTGATGATAGCTCGGTAGCTTTGATGAAATTAGGTACTTTTGAGCTTAAATTTTATAAAAAAATCACTCAAGAAAATGAGCATAGTAAATACGGCGGCGTAGTTCCAGAACTTGCGGCTCGTCTTCACGCCGCAGCTTTGCCGCGCTTGATAGAAGAGATAAAGCCATATTTTAGTGGTATTAAAGCCATCGCAGTTACAAACGAACCGGGTCTTAGCGTCAGTTTGATCAGCGGTGTGAGCGTCGCTAAATCCTTAAGTGTAGCTCTAAATTTACCTATTATCGCAGTAAATCATCTGATAGGACATATTTACTCTTTATTTTTGGGTAATGAGCCGGTTTTTCCGCTTGGAGTTTTGCTTGTCAGTGGCGGACATACGCTCGTGCTAAATATCGATGAAAACGGTGTTATAAGCATACTTGCTACTACTAGTGATGATAGTTTTGGTGAGAGTTTCGATAAAGTAGCAAAGATGATGGATCTTGGCTATCCAGGTGGAGAAGTTATACAAAATTTGGCTAAAAGTGGTGATAAAAATCGTTTTAAATTTAGCGTTCCTTTAAAATACGATAAACGTTTAGAATATAGCTTTTCTGGGCTTAAAAACCAAGTACGCGTTCAAATTGCGAATTTAGGAGATCTTGGCGAACAAGACATAAGTGACGTAGCTGCTTGCTTTGAAGAGACTGCCGTAAATCATATAATCGATAAATTAGAAAAGATTTTTGATAAATTTGAATTTAAAAATTTCGGAGTGGTAGGTGGAGCTAGCGCGAATTTAAATTTAAGAAATAAGCTAGAAAAACTTTGCTCTAAATTCGGTTCAAATTTACTTTATGCGCCTCTTAAATTTTGTAGTGATAATGCGGCTATGATAGCGCGCGCTGGAGCCACTAAATTTAAAAATGGCGAGTTTGAAGACGCTTTAACGATGCAGATTCATCCACGTTCAAATTTAGAGCTCATAAGACTTAAATGA
- a CDS encoding tetratricopeptide repeat protein, with product MKFLALIIFVSVNVFAFSLTINSGRQNGNDYYVLHLEDIFDIECKAEQDAQNIYTCKVLGSLDDKIRNQNLPFADILFEKSGDSYNVIIRAKQKSRLINAGVSLFNTQNPKQKTADFSKHFTILIGQNIIESPKNRGVGIDFPITFFNVLRPSIGALDLNKEPLSYGDGADVGSYLSIKKSYDSKAYSEALKDAKKALELHPQSIFASEFWLYYLRSSQKLAKRANDYKLAEQYADDIINSGKRWMKNYPSDRNYPEVLYLITEAYLDKDMTSDANYALDILMTEHPDSPWTKTTILAYANALLNKGKLEDAVRLYEDVLYSTSDLDLASRAAIKLADASISKQKFDDAKEYIQKVIDSNQKYFAEDLANSMEQAAAFRDKGMQGIASQIYRIVFEYSKRGDNFYETALRNLGLSLSKISGAKEAYEYLQRYQKEFSGSEFIPEVSVALDRLFFDLNGTNEEKHKNYAQLMDKYKGLDIGKKALKEEVKLSFEEKNYKKVLGFGEQILDLNDSDSTKFLKDSASFLANLANQSGDCRTLVNITNKYDLKDAIKDKFKLFNCLMRTAKYDEALNLAVSHIRDDDLHDRVEWLSNTSRALYEVGRYEECIRACDEAMSLASTIKYSDPTAAIFYRFYSLLKLNRFEEALSSINALESLRGNDIRLVEIYDAAAKYAKDKGFDSAALNYSKKAIDMQRKLGISTFSPDIDFIYISSLLKIAKFNEALSVARALLGINMPPQSRIRALYQVAEIYISMNEPNSAKIYVDECLKMRLDSPWKNLCEQQSKLIN from the coding sequence ATGAAATTTCTAGCATTAATAATTTTTGTCAGCGTTAATGTTTTCGCGTTTTCTCTTACGATAAACAGCGGTAGGCAAAACGGTAACGATTATTATGTTTTACATTTAGAAGATATCTTTGATATAGAATGCAAGGCAGAGCAAGACGCACAAAACATTTATACTTGTAAAGTTTTAGGTAGTCTTGATGATAAGATCAGAAATCAAAATTTACCGTTTGCAGATATTTTATTTGAAAAAAGCGGCGATAGTTACAATGTTATCATAAGAGCAAAACAAAAATCTAGGCTTATAAATGCTGGCGTGAGTCTGTTTAATACACAAAATCCAAAGCAAAAAACAGCTGATTTTTCTAAACATTTTACTATACTCATCGGACAAAACATAATAGAATCGCCGAAAAATAGGGGCGTCGGTATAGATTTTCCTATCACGTTTTTTAATGTTTTAAGACCTAGTATAGGTGCGCTAGATCTCAATAAAGAGCCGTTATCTTATGGAGATGGCGCTGATGTGGGCTCATACCTTAGTATCAAAAAAAGCTATGATAGCAAAGCATATAGCGAAGCGTTAAAAGATGCTAAAAAAGCACTTGAGCTTCATCCTCAAAGTATCTTTGCAAGTGAGTTTTGGCTTTATTATCTACGCTCTTCGCAAAAGTTGGCAAAAAGAGCAAACGACTATAAGCTAGCAGAGCAGTACGCTGATGATATAATAAATAGTGGTAAAAGGTGGATGAAAAACTATCCTTCTGATAGAAATTATCCTGAAGTTTTATATCTCATCACAGAAGCTTACCTTGATAAAGATATGACAAGTGATGCAAATTACGCTCTTGATATACTTATGACGGAGCATCCAGACTCGCCTTGGACGAAAACTACCATACTAGCTTACGCAAACGCTCTTTTAAATAAAGGAAAATTAGAAGATGCGGTGCGACTTTACGAAGATGTTTTATACTCGACAAGCGATCTCGATCTAGCAAGCAGAGCAGCCATAAAGCTAGCAGATGCTAGTATATCAAAGCAAAAATTTGATGATGCAAAAGAATATATCCAAAAGGTTATAGACTCAAATCAAAAGTATTTTGCTGAGGATCTTGCAAACTCTATGGAACAAGCCGCCGCTTTTAGGGATAAGGGTATGCAAGGTATTGCTTCACAAATTTATAGGATTGTTTTTGAATACTCAAAAAGAGGTGACAACTTTTATGAAACAGCGCTTCGAAATTTAGGCCTAAGCTTGTCAAAAATATCTGGGGCTAAAGAAGCTTATGAGTACTTGCAAAGATATCAAAAAGAATTTAGCGGTAGCGAGTTTATACCTGAGGTATCAGTCGCTTTAGATAGATTGTTTTTTGATTTAAACGGTACAAACGAAGAAAAACATAAAAACTACGCTCAGCTTATGGACAAATACAAAGGCTTAGATATAGGGAAAAAAGCTTTAAAAGAAGAAGTTAAGCTTAGCTTTGAAGAGAAAAATTATAAAAAAGTTTTAGGTTTTGGTGAGCAAATTTTGGATCTAAATGATAGTGATTCTACAAAATTTCTTAAAGATTCGGCTAGTTTTTTAGCAAATTTAGCAAATCAAAGCGGAGATTGTAGAACGCTAGTAAATATAACAAATAAATACGATTTAAAAGATGCTATAAAAGATAAGTTCAAGCTTTTTAATTGTCTTATGAGAACTGCAAAATACGATGAAGCGTTGAATTTAGCAGTATCTCACATCAGAGATGATGACTTGCACGATAGAGTCGAGTGGCTCTCAAATACAAGCAGGGCTCTTTATGAAGTAGGCAGGTATGAAGAGTGCATAAGGGCTTGCGATGAGGCTATGAGCCTAGCTTCTACTATAAAATATTCCGATCCGACAGCGGCGATTTTTTACCGTTTTTATTCGCTTTTAAAGCTAAATAGATTTGAAGAAGCACTAAGTAGTATAAATGCTCTTGAAAGTTTAAGGGGAAATGATATACGTTTAGTCGAAATTTACGATGCTGCAGCAAAATATGCAAAAGACAAGGGCTTTGATAGTGCTGCGCTTAATTATTCAAAAAAAGCTATTGATATGCAAAGAAAATTAGGCATTAGTACGTTTAGTCCAGATATTGATTTTATATATATATCATCACTCTTAAAAATAGCCAAATTTAATGAAGCCTTAAGTGTGGCTAGAGCTTTGCTAGGCATTAATATGCCTCCGCAGAGTAGAATCAGAGCCTTATATCAAGTGGCTGAAATTTATATCTCTATGAATGAGCCAAACTCGGCTAAAATTTATGTAGATGAGTGCTTGAAGATGAGACTAGACTCGCCTTGGAAAAACCTATGTGAGCAGCAAAGTAAGCTTATAAATTAG
- the miaA gene encoding tRNA (adenosine(37)-N6)-dimethylallyltransferase MiaA yields MFFEFALIGTTASGKSELGIKLAKRLDAVILSLDSLCLYKDINIASAKPSKEQLEEITHFGINLVYPNEHFCVGNFIDEYKKAVSYARSKNCPLIITGGSGFYLKAMLEGLSPKIPECDIKLSDDEIWEIALKIDEKFCAKFSKNDKFRLHKWYQIYEFSKCIPTIWLEQNTNKKVIENIDIYEICWDKEELKDRIYLRTKKMLEVGLLNEAHLLFDKYGFEAKSLKCIGLKECGEFLRGKGEFENFGLNDLNSDKFDKNCILNELKNQKSSVYKLYWLIATHTIQLAKRQRTFNKSQFPNTKKVKFQSGFDEILTDIKANL; encoded by the coding sequence GTGTTTTTTGAGTTTGCACTTATCGGAACGACTGCTAGTGGTAAAAGTGAGCTGGGGATAAAACTAGCAAAAAGGCTTGACGCTGTCATTTTGAGCCTTGATTCGCTCTGTCTTTATAAAGATATCAATATAGCAAGCGCAAAACCTAGCAAAGAACAATTAGAAGAGATAACCCATTTTGGTATAAATTTAGTCTATCCAAACGAGCATTTTTGTGTAGGAAACTTCATAGACGAGTATAAAAAAGCAGTGTCTTACGCGAGATCTAAAAATTGTCCGCTCATCATCACAGGAGGAAGCGGTTTTTATCTAAAAGCTATGCTAGAAGGGCTAAGCCCCAAAATTCCAGAATGCGACATAAAACTAAGCGATGATGAGATCTGGGAAATAGCCTTAAAAATCGATGAGAAATTTTGTGCTAAATTTAGTAAAAATGATAAATTTCGACTTCACAAATGGTATCAAATTTATGAATTTTCAAAGTGTATTCCAACTATTTGGCTAGAACAAAACACAAATAAAAAAGTTATCGAAAATATCGATATTTATGAGATCTGCTGGGATAAAGAAGAGCTCAAAGATAGGATATATCTAAGAACCAAAAAGATGCTTGAAGTAGGGCTTTTAAACGAAGCTCATCTGCTTTTTGACAAATACGGATTTGAAGCAAAATCGTTAAAATGTATAGGGCTTAAGGAATGTGGGGAATTCTTACGCGGCAAGGGAGAATTCGAAAATTTCGGTTTGAATGATCTAAATTCAGATAAATTTGATAAAAACTGCATTCTTAATGAGCTTAAAAACCAAAAATCTAGCGTATATAAGCTTTACTGGCTTATAGCTACTCATACTATCCAGCTAGCAAAAAGGCAACGCACGTTCAATAAATCTCAGTTCCCAAATACAAAAAAAGTAAAATTCCAAAGCGGATTTGATGAAATTCTGACCGATATAAAAGCTAATTTATAA
- the mqnP gene encoding menaquinone biosynthesis prenyltransferase MqnP: MSKFIQILKDINELIVFKHSVFALPFIFMAMIVSSKLVNGTMWFGLSLLFLGILCAVSARNYAMALNRYLDEDIDRPNPRCASRPSVDGRIGRKNLLLFIIANAVIFVVTAYFINSLAFWLSFVFLIILGGYSYFKRFSHLAHLVLGLSLGLSPIAGAIAVSGTIPLWSILLCLGVVFWVAGFDVLYSLQDMDYDRKTGLYSIPAIYGQQASMFISALFHGLCVLFWLLFIGASHLGFFAYLGAIIAGFILFKEHRIVRADFQKIDKAFFTLNGYLGIMFFVFIWIDLW; this comes from the coding sequence ATGAGCAAATTTATTCAAATTTTAAAAGATATAAATGAACTTATAGTTTTTAAACATTCCGTTTTTGCATTACCGTTTATATTTATGGCTATGATAGTTTCTAGTAAATTAGTAAATGGTACTATGTGGTTTGGTTTGTCGTTGCTTTTTTTAGGAATTTTGTGCGCAGTTAGCGCTAGAAACTACGCAATGGCGCTAAATCGTTATCTTGATGAGGATATCGATAGGCCAAATCCAAGATGTGCTTCTCGTCCTAGTGTAGATGGTCGCATAGGTAGAAAAAATTTACTTTTATTTATAATCGCAAACGCTGTTATTTTCGTTGTTACCGCATATTTTATCAACTCTTTGGCTTTTTGGCTCAGCTTTGTATTTCTTATCATTTTAGGCGGGTATTCTTATTTTAAGCGTTTTTCTCATTTAGCTCATCTTGTTTTAGGACTAAGTCTAGGACTTTCTCCTATAGCCGGCGCCATCGCTGTAAGTGGCACTATACCGCTTTGGTCTATTTTATTATGTCTTGGAGTCGTATTTTGGGTGGCTGGATTTGACGTGCTTTATTCATTACAGGATATGGATTACGATAGAAAAACAGGACTTTATAGCATACCAGCGATATACGGACAGCAAGCATCTATGTTTATATCTGCTTTGTTTCACGGCTTGTGCGTTCTGTTTTGGCTGCTATTTATAGGTGCTAGTCATTTGGGCTTTTTTGCGTATTTAGGAGCTATTATAGCGGGATTTATACTTTTTAAAGAGCATAGGATAGTAAGGGCCGATTTTCAAAAGATCGATAAAGCTTTTTTTACGTTAAACGGTTACTTAGGCATTATGTTCTTTGTTTTTATTTGGATTGACTTATGGTAG
- a CDS encoding DUF6115 domain-containing protein, whose protein sequence is MGSEVLIYICFSVILVVMFVYINLKDKEARKKFSKFEIVLEELIKENYQLKKQISSLPKTQVNDDSGIIKVALEHVDEALNLKVAPMLESLKSIEKVIDDFQNDQQNRLYSLEERTKTFTKITPPSFDSEEDRIIELYNAGKSVESIARDLRLSVGRVNMVLKFHKVI, encoded by the coding sequence ATGGGTAGTGAGGTTTTGATCTACATATGTTTTAGCGTGATTTTAGTAGTGATGTTTGTTTATATAAATTTGAAAGATAAAGAAGCTAGGAAAAAGTTTTCTAAATTTGAGATAGTTTTAGAAGAACTTATAAAAGAAAATTATCAGCTCAAAAAGCAAATTTCATCTCTCCCTAAAACCCAAGTAAATGACGATAGTGGTATTATAAAAGTCGCTTTAGAGCATGTTGATGAAGCGTTAAATTTAAAAGTAGCGCCGATGTTAGAGAGTCTAAAAAGCATAGAAAAAGTTATAGACGACTTTCAAAATGATCAGCAAAATAGACTTTATAGCTTAGAAGAGCGAACAAAAACATTTACTAAGATCACTCCGCCTAGCTTTGATAGTGAAGAAGATAGGATAATAGAGCTTTATAACGCTGGAAAAAGCGTAGAAAGCATAGCAAGAGACCTAAGGCTAAGCGTCGGAAGAGTAAATATGGTCTTAAAATTTCATAAGGTGATTTGA
- the moaA gene encoding GTP 3',8-cyclase MoaA has translation MLIDSYGRVVDYLRVSVTERCNFRCRYCMPEEGIENISHQNVLSYEEMFEFIKICLDNGVTKIRLTGGEPLVRKGVENFVAMINNYKPNLDLAMTTNGYLLAKKAKALKEAGLKRLNISLDTLDRQKAAFIARKDVLDEVIDGINEAANLGFGVKLNTVALKGVNDGELLDLMEFAKSKNAQIRYIEFMENSSACSELRGLKKDDILSLISKKYKVKEITKSPHSPSSLFELEDGYKFGIIDPHKHDFCATCNRLRLSAEGLLIPCLYYEDGKSIREAMRAGDIKKACEILREVIEKKPEKNKWENDGKGEISSRAFYQTGG, from the coding sequence ATGTTAATTGATAGTTATGGTAGGGTTGTTGATTATCTTAGAGTTTCGGTAACTGAAAGGTGTAATTTTCGCTGTCGTTACTGCATGCCAGAAGAGGGCATTGAAAATATCTCTCATCAAAATGTGCTAAGCTACGAAGAGATGTTTGAGTTTATCAAAATTTGTTTAGATAACGGCGTTACGAAGATCAGGCTAACGGGCGGCGAACCGCTTGTTAGAAAAGGTGTTGAAAACTTTGTGGCTATGATAAATAACTATAAGCCAAATCTTGATCTTGCTATGACTACAAATGGCTATCTTTTGGCAAAAAAAGCAAAAGCCCTGAAAGAGGCGGGACTCAAACGTTTAAATATATCTTTAGATACTTTAGACAGACAAAAAGCTGCTTTTATAGCTAGAAAAGATGTTCTTGATGAGGTTATAGATGGTATAAATGAAGCTGCAAATTTGGGCTTTGGGGTTAAGCTAAACACTGTGGCGTTAAAAGGTGTAAATGATGGCGAACTTCTTGATCTAATGGAATTTGCAAAAAGTAAAAACGCCCAAATTCGTTATATAGAATTTATGGAAAATAGTAGCGCTTGTAGCGAGTTAAGAGGGCTTAAAAAAGATGATATTTTGAGCTTGATCTCAAAAAAATATAAAGTAAAAGAGATAACAAAAAGTCCACATAGTCCATCAAGCCTTTTTGAGCTTGAAGACGGTTATAAATTCGGTATAATCGATCCACACAAACATGACTTTTGTGCTACTTGTAATCGCCTAAGACTCAGCGCGGAAGGGCTTTTGATACCATGTCTTTACTACGAAGATGGAAAAAGCATAAGAGAAGCAATGAGGGCTGGAGACATCAAAAAAGCATGCGAGATACTAAGAGAAGTCATAGAAAAAAAGCCAGAGAAAAACAAATGGGAAAATGACGGTAAAGGCGAGATATCTAGCCGTGCATTTTACCAAACAGGCGGCTGA
- a CDS encoding 7-carboxy-7-deazaguanine synthase QueE yields the protein MVRVVEHFTSIQGEGKFSGRYSLFIRLGGCNLSCKGFGVKTRSPKTGEILVGCDTIKAVQTSHFGHSKFDYKALVNLVKETEFKPLIVITGGEPLLWHKDEDLIKFAQWCFEQDYEVHFETNGTVFVDFDKFEVYKKSKFAVSVKLSISSEPKSKRINQKALQAIFANADAFYKFVICGSEIDEINEILELQNGEVWCMPLGKDRFELGKNALNVAEFCIKNGFNYSDRLHVRLWNDKEGV from the coding sequence ATGGTAAGAGTAGTCGAGCATTTTACTAGCATTCAAGGCGAGGGTAAATTTAGTGGTCGTTACTCACTTTTTATCCGCCTTGGAGGATGCAACCTTTCTTGCAAGGGTTTTGGCGTCAAGACAAGGTCTCCAAAAACAGGCGAGATATTAGTCGGTTGTGATACGATCAAAGCGGTGCAAACATCGCATTTTGGGCATAGTAAATTTGATTATAAAGCTCTTGTAAATTTAGTAAAAGAAACGGAGTTTAAACCTCTCATCGTGATAACGGGCGGTGAGCCGCTACTTTGGCATAAAGATGAAGATCTGATCAAATTTGCACAGTGGTGTTTTGAGCAAGATTATGAAGTGCATTTTGAAACAAACGGCACTGTTTTTGTGGATTTTGATAAATTTGAAGTGTATAAAAAGTCTAAATTTGCAGTAAGCGTAAAACTATCCATAAGCAGTGAGCCAAAATCCAAAAGAATAAATCAAAAGGCCTTACAAGCGATCTTTGCTAACGCTGATGCATTTTATAAATTTGTGATTTGCGGAAGTGAGATTGATGAGATAAACGAGATATTGGAGCTACAAAACGGCGAAGTTTGGTGTATGCCTCTTGGCAAAGACCGCTTTGAGCTAGGCAAAAACGCCTTAAATGTAGCAGAGTTTTGTATCAAAAACGGTTTTAACTACTCTGATAGACTCCACGTGCGCTTATGGAATGATAAAGAAGGCGTGTAA
- a CDS encoding iron-containing alcohol dehydrogenase, with the protein MNNFNFICPTRVIFGSDTIQNLSNLVPINLKILVIFGGGSVRKNGIYEQVKNALNKHNISEFWGIEPNPKLETCLKAVNLIKRESIDFLLSVGGGSVLDATKFIAAAAKFDGDPWDIVGKRVYFDKALPLGCVMSLPATGSEMNCVSVISNDSLKIKRSFRNELLYPKFSIIDPKTTFSLPLAQIQNGIVDTFVHILEQYATVDLNTSVQDGFCFSVLKTVIKNAKIAINDPQNYDARANLCWAATCALNGWCNVGCIVDWSSHAIGHELSAVYGLDHGLSLAIVTPRLLRYNLKFKKAKLAKMGREIFGLNLDELNTAKGCIDEIESFFKSIGIATTLAQIGLEKNSVANLISERFKQRNLIAGEHENIDYKAVKQILLEC; encoded by the coding sequence ATGAACAATTTTAATTTTATATGTCCGACAAGGGTGATTTTCGGTAGCGATACGATACAAAATTTATCAAATTTAGTGCCAATAAATTTAAAAATACTAGTTATTTTCGGTGGCGGAAGCGTAAGAAAAAATGGCATATACGAACAAGTAAAAAACGCTCTAAATAAGCATAACATAAGCGAGTTTTGGGGTATAGAGCCAAATCCTAAACTCGAAACTTGTTTAAAAGCTGTAAATTTAATAAAGCGTGAGAGTATAGATTTCTTACTTAGTGTTGGGGGTGGAAGTGTTTTGGATGCCACTAAATTTATAGCCGCTGCAGCTAAATTTGATGGGGATCCTTGGGATATAGTCGGCAAAAGAGTGTATTTTGATAAAGCTTTGCCGCTTGGCTGTGTGATGAGCTTACCGGCTACTGGAAGCGAGATGAACTGTGTTTCGGTTATATCTAATGATAGCTTAAAGATAAAAAGAAGCTTTAGAAATGAGCTTTTATATCCTAAGTTTAGCATCATAGACCCAAAAACAACTTTTAGCCTTCCGCTAGCCCAAATTCAGAACGGTATAGTTGATACTTTCGTACATATACTAGAACAGTATGCGACTGTAGATTTAAATACGAGCGTACAAGATGGATTTTGTTTTTCAGTATTAAAAACCGTGATAAAAAACGCAAAAATCGCCATAAATGATCCGCAAAACTATGATGCGAGAGCGAATTTATGCTGGGCTGCAACTTGTGCGCTAAATGGCTGGTGCAATGTAGGATGTATTGTGGACTGGTCAAGTCACGCCATAGGTCACGAGCTAAGCGCGGTTTATGGTTTGGATCATGGACTAAGCCTTGCTATCGTTACGCCTAGACTTTTAAGATATAATCTCAAGTTTAAAAAAGCCAAATTAGCCAAAATGGGGCGTGAAATTTTTGGGCTAAATTTAGACGAGCTAAACACAGCAAAAGGCTGTATAGACGAGATCGAAAGCTTTTTTAAAAGCATTGGCATAGCAACTACTCTAGCACAAATCGGCTTAGAAAAAAATAGCGTTGCAAATTTGATAAGTGAACGTTTTAAGCAAAGAAATTTAATAGCGGGAGAACACGAAAATATCGACTATAAAGCTGTAAAACAGATACTTTTAGAGTGCTAA